GTTGCGGTGGCCGCACTGCGCACCGGGGTGCCGGAGAACTTCCGCGCACCCGGGGTGATCCTGCGCCAGGTGCTCACCTGGGTCCTCTCCACCGGCGTGCCCATCCTGACGATCGTGCTGGCTGTGGTGGCCAGCAAGTTCGAGGTGCTCAAGGCGCCCGCAGACAAATTGGCCACCCCGATCCTGTTGCTGGCCATCGCCGCGCTGCTCATCGGTCTGGTCGGCACTGTCCTGGTGTCCATGTCGATCGCCGATCCGCTGCGCCAGCTGCGCTGGGCGCTCGGGGAAGTGCAGCGCGGAAACTACAACGCCCACATGCAGATCTACGACGCCAGCGAACTGGGCCTGCTGCAGGCAGGCTTCAACGACATGGTCCGCGATCTGGCCGAACGACAGCGTCTGCGCGACCTGTTCGGCCGTTACGTCGGCGAGGACGTGGCCCGCCGGGCGTTGGAACGCGGCACCGAGTTGGGCGGCCAGGAACGCGATGTGGCCGTGCTTTTCGTCGACCTGGTCGGCTCGACACAGCTGGCGTCGACCATCCCGGCCGCCGAGGTCGTCAACCTGCTCAACGAGTTCTTCCGGGTCATCGTGGACACCGTGAACAAGCACGGCGGCTTCGTCAACAAATTCCAGGGTGACGCCGCGCTGGCGATCTTCGGCGCGCCCATCGAGCACCCGGACGCCTCCGGTGCGGCGCTGGCGGCCTCCCGCGAACTGCACGACGAGCTGATCAACGTGTTGGGCCAGACGGAGTTCGGTATCGGGGTGTCGGCAGGCCGGGCGATCGCCGGGCACATCGGGGCGCAGGCCCGCTTCGAGTACACCGTCATCGGAGACCCGGTCAACGAGGCGGCTCGGCTCACCGAGCTGGCCAAGCTCGAGGAGGGCCACGTGCTGGCCTCGGCGAACGCGGTCAGCAGTGCCGTCGATGCCGAGGCGCTGGCCTGGGACGTCGGCGAGATCGTCGAACTGCGGGGCCGGTCGGCGCCCACCCAGCTGGCCAGGCCCGCCGTGCGCGCCATCGCCCACGCGCCGCAGCCCGAGCCGAGCTCCTGACGCGTTCCGGCTAGGCCTTCTTCGCGGCCTTCTTGGCGGGAGCCTTCTTCGCGGTCGTTTTCTTGGCCGCCGTTTTCTTGGCCGCCGTCTTCTTGGCCGCTGCCTTCTTGGTGGCCTTCTTCACCGGGCCGCGAGCACGCCGGTCGGCCAGCAACTCCGAGGCACGCTCGTCGGTGATCGAGAGGACATCGTCACCCTTGCGCAGGCTGGCGTTGGTCTCCCCATCGGTGACGTACGGTCCGAACCGGCCATCCTTGATGACCATCGGCTTACCCGAGGCGGCGTCGTTGCCCAGCTCCCGCAGCGGCGGGGTGGCCGCGCCCTGACGGCCGCGCCGCTTGGGTTCGGCGTAGATCGCCAGCGCCTCGTCGAGGGTGATCGTGAACATCTGCTCCTCGGTCGCAAGCGAACGAGAATCGGTGCCGCGCTTGAGATATGGCCCGTAACGGCCGTTCTGCGCGGTGATCTCCTCACCGTTGGCGGGGTCGACACCGACCACGCGGGGCAACGAGAGCAGTTTGAGCGCGTCGTCGAGGGTCACCGTCTCCAGATCCATGGAGCGCAGCAGCGAGCCGGTGCGCGGCTTGGGTCCGGTCGGCTTCTTACCCTTCTTGGCCGGCGAGCCCGCGCTGCCGTCGTCGGGATCCTCGGGCTCGGGCAACACCTCGGTGACATAGGGCCCGAAACGTCCGTCCTTGGCCACGATCTCGTGTCCGGTTTCCGGGTCGATACCGAGCGAACGACCCTCTTGCGGTGTCGCGAAAGCCTTTTCGGCCAGCTCGAGGGTCAGTTCGTCGGGTGTCAGCTCATCCTTGAGATTGGCGCGCTGCGGCTTGAGTTCGCCCGGATTGTCCGGATCTTCGATCATCCGCTCCAGGTAGGGACCGTTACGCCCGACGCGGACGTTGATGGCGCGACCCTGGTCATCGTCGAAGAGCTTGATGGAGTTGACCAGTCGCGCGTCGATCTCCTCGAGATTGCCGCCGACCAACTGCTTGAGCCCGCCGGCCCGCGCGATCGAGCCGTCCACACCATGCTCGCCACCGAAGTAGAAGTTGTTGAGCCAGTTGGTGCGTCGCTCGTTGCCCGAGGCGATCGCGTCGAGCTCGTCTTCCATCGCGGCGGTGAAGTCGTAATCCACCAGCCTGCCGAAATGTTGTTCCAACAGCCCGATCACCGCGAACGCGACCCAGGACGGCACCAGGGCGCTGCCCTTCTTGTGCACGTAACCGCGGTCCTGGATGGTCTTGATGATCGACGAGTACGTCGATGGGCGACCGATACCGAGTTCTTCGAGCGCCTTGATCAACGAGGCCTCGGTGTAGCGCGCCGGGGGTGAGGTGGTGTGCCCGTCGGCGGTCAGGTCCGCGGCATCCACGCGCTGACCCTGGGTCAGGTTGGGCAGCCTGCTCTCGGCGTCGTCGGATTCACCGCCGGCCTGCTCGTCGATGCTCTCGACATAGGCCTTCAGGAAGCCAGGGAAGGTGATGGTGCGACCGGAGGCATTGAAGACGACCTGTTCGCCGCCCGCGGCCTGCCCCGAGATGCGCAGGGACAGTGTGGTGCCCCGGGCGTCGGCCATCTGAGAGGCCACGGTGCGCTGCCAGATCAGCTCGTAGAGCCGGAACTCATCGGCCTCCAGCGCGCTGTGCAGCTGGCCGGGGGTCTGGAAAACGTCACCGGACGGGCGGATCGCCTCGTGCGCCTCCTGCGCGTTCTTGACCTTGCGGGTGTACTGGCGCGGCGTGGGATGGACGTACTCCGCGCCGTAGAGATCGCGGGCCTGATTCCGCGCGGCATTGATCGCCGACTCCGACAGCGTCGTGGAGTCGGTACGCATGTAGGTGATGTAGCCGTTCTCGTACAACCGCTGCGCGATGCTCATGGTGCGCTCCGAGGAGAACCGCAGTTTGCGGCCGGCCTCCTGCTGCAGCGTCGACGTCATGAACGGCGCATAGGGCTTGCGGGTGTAGGGCTTCTGCTCCACCGAGGACACCGCGAGCTGCGCGCCGCGCAGGCCGTTGGCCAGGCTGGTCGCGCCCGCCTCGTCCAGGACGAGGACTTCGTCGGGCTTCTTGACCGCACCGAGGGAGTCGAAATCTCGGCCGGCGGCGACCCGGCGGCCGTCGACGGTGTTGAGTCGGGCGGTGAACCGCGGCGGCGAGG
This DNA window, taken from Mycolicibacterium neoaurum, encodes the following:
- the topA gene encoding type I DNA topoisomerase; amino-acid sequence: MADDDRSRGGTGTVRRLVIVESPTKARKIAGYLGSNYIVESSRGHIRDLPRAAADVPAKYKSEPWARLGVNVDADFEPLYIVSPDKKSTVTELKELLKDVDELYLATDGDREGEAIAWHLLETLKPRVPVKRMVFHEITEPAILAAAESPRDLDIDLVDAQETRRILDRLYGYEVSPVLWKKVAPKLSAGRVQSVATRIIVQRERERMAFRSAGYWDVSAELDASVSDPAASPPRFTARLNTVDGRRVAAGRDFDSLGAVKKPDEVLVLDEAGATSLANGLRGAQLAVSSVEQKPYTRKPYAPFMTSTLQQEAGRKLRFSSERTMSIAQRLYENGYITYMRTDSTTLSESAINAARNQARDLYGAEYVHPTPRQYTRKVKNAQEAHEAIRPSGDVFQTPGQLHSALEADEFRLYELIWQRTVASQMADARGTTLSLRISGQAAGGEQVVFNASGRTITFPGFLKAYVESIDEQAGGESDDAESRLPNLTQGQRVDAADLTADGHTTSPPARYTEASLIKALEELGIGRPSTYSSIIKTIQDRGYVHKKGSALVPSWVAFAVIGLLEQHFGRLVDYDFTAAMEDELDAIASGNERRTNWLNNFYFGGEHGVDGSIARAGGLKQLVGGNLEEIDARLVNSIKLFDDDQGRAINVRVGRNGPYLERMIEDPDNPGELKPQRANLKDELTPDELTLELAEKAFATPQEGRSLGIDPETGHEIVAKDGRFGPYVTEVLPEPEDPDDGSAGSPAKKGKKPTGPKPRTGSLLRSMDLETVTLDDALKLLSLPRVVGVDPANGEEITAQNGRYGPYLKRGTDSRSLATEEQMFTITLDEALAIYAEPKRRGRQGAATPPLRELGNDAASGKPMVIKDGRFGPYVTDGETNASLRKGDDVLSITDERASELLADRRARGPVKKATKKAAAKKTAAKKTAAKKTTAKKAPAKKAAKKA
- a CDS encoding adenylate/guanylate cyclase domain-containing protein; this encodes MSAEAIPIGRISAFVRWVARTPWPVFLLGMVQADIIGALMVLGFLRYALPPEDRVQLQELPTFNLTVFLGFLFVSFSIAAYVTLRLLLPVIRWQRRDTLMGDVAPISEVARARALKMPFYRSVINVTNWLLGSVVFIVASWPVASRSAPVVAVASALGATTVAIIGYLQSERVLRPVAVAALRTGVPENFRAPGVILRQVLTWVLSTGVPILTIVLAVVASKFEVLKAPADKLATPILLLAIAALLIGLVGTVLVSMSIADPLRQLRWALGEVQRGNYNAHMQIYDASELGLLQAGFNDMVRDLAERQRLRDLFGRYVGEDVARRALERGTELGGQERDVAVLFVDLVGSTQLASTIPAAEVVNLLNEFFRVIVDTVNKHGGFVNKFQGDAALAIFGAPIEHPDASGAALAASRELHDELINVLGQTEFGIGVSAGRAIAGHIGAQARFEYTVIGDPVNEAARLTELAKLEEGHVLASANAVSSAVDAEALAWDVGEIVELRGRSAPTQLARPAVRAIAHAPQPEPSS